From a region of the Thermosipho melanesiensis BI429 genome:
- the hemA gene encoding glutamyl-tRNA reductase, producing MKLNLVGLGRNTPIYILEKFDFDEQEFFSSLKVKTTEVAVLKTCHRREIYYIGDKEPLTINEIIEPYIIRKSGIDVVRHLFKVSCGLDSMVLGEHQILSQVKNTHKNFCHGKILNKLFNEAVSLGKEARTKTGINKYPLSISYIAVKLIEEQINIEGKKIFVIGTGMMGQKVIKYLVSRGADIYISNRTIKKAYEIKKMFSEVNIVDFEEKYKHISSSDVVISATNAPHYVVEEKKVNSQKNIIFIDLSMPRNIEPSIKEYHTLYTLEDLNEISKKYNKLRQEKISTIQNLIETRIKKFLTWYKLQTVKDDILYIQNLAEKLVYEEIEKLSKKILLDDNSLKQIQKSLKSCTKKIVSYHINYIKEKVI from the coding sequence ATGAAATTAAATCTAGTGGGATTAGGTAGAAACACACCTATATACATTTTAGAAAAATTCGACTTTGATGAACAAGAATTTTTTAGTTCTCTCAAAGTAAAAACCACGGAAGTAGCTGTCTTAAAAACTTGCCACAGAAGGGAAATATACTATATTGGTGACAAAGAACCTTTGACAATTAACGAAATAATTGAACCGTATATTATACGAAAAAGCGGTATAGATGTTGTTAGACACCTATTTAAGGTTTCATGTGGATTAGACTCAATGGTGCTTGGTGAACATCAAATACTCTCACAAGTTAAAAACACCCATAAAAATTTCTGTCATGGAAAAATCCTAAATAAACTTTTTAATGAAGCTGTCTCTCTTGGTAAAGAGGCTAGAACAAAAACAGGGATAAATAAATATCCTCTATCGATAAGCTATATAGCGGTAAAGTTAATAGAGGAACAAATAAATATAGAAGGAAAAAAAATATTTGTAATTGGTACTGGTATGATGGGACAAAAGGTAATTAAATATCTTGTTTCACGAGGAGCTGATATCTATATATCAAACAGAACCATAAAAAAAGCATATGAGATAAAAAAAATGTTTTCCGAAGTTAACATAGTAGATTTTGAGGAAAAGTACAAACACATCTCTTCCTCCGATGTTGTTATTAGTGCTACAAATGCTCCGCATTATGTAGTAGAAGAAAAAAAAGTTAATTCACAAAAAAACATTATCTTCATTGATCTTTCCATGCCTAGAAATATAGAACCAAGTATTAAAGAATATCACACACTCTACACACTTGAGGACCTCAACGAAATTTCAAAAAAATACAACAAACTAAGACAGGAAAAAATAAGCACAATCCAAAATTTAATAGAAACTAGAATAAAAAAATTCCTAACATGGTACAAATTGCAAACAGTAAAAGATGATATTTTATACATTCAAAATCTTGCAGAAAAACTTGTGTATGAAGAAATTGAAAAACTTTCAAAAAAAATACTGCTTGATGATAATTCATTAAAACAAATACAAAAAAGCCTCAAAAGTTGTACTAAGAAAATTGTAAGCTACCACATCAACTATATAAAGGAGAAGGTTATATGA
- the hemC gene encoding hydroxymethylbilane synthase — translation MKIRVGTRKSKLALIQTQLVVNKLKELLPNIDFEITPVVTKGDRLKTPIDKIGGKGVFVSDIEKLILDDKLDIAIHSMKDLPSKIPDKLFLTSVLKRECPNDVFIGKENFFNLKKGAKIGTSSKRRALQINMLRPDIEIVPIRGNVDTRIKKIGELDGIVIAAAGVIRLGLKDKITNLFEFEKIVPAPCQGILALEFSEKFLKPFEEIKDVIVDPKTEVETQIERKILSLLNFDCNTPFGFYCDASKKVTCYMFKNNERKKFTFESPEIEKILGEIIWE, via the coding sequence ATGAAAATAAGGGTAGGAACAAGAAAAAGTAAACTTGCATTAATCCAAACACAGTTAGTTGTAAACAAACTAAAAGAATTACTACCCAATATAGATTTTGAAATAACCCCTGTTGTTACAAAAGGAGATAGATTAAAAACACCCATAGATAAAATTGGCGGAAAAGGTGTTTTTGTAAGTGATATTGAAAAATTAATTCTAGACGATAAGTTAGATATCGCTATCCACAGTATGAAAGATCTTCCAAGCAAAATACCTGATAAACTGTTTTTAACTTCCGTTCTAAAAAGAGAATGCCCAAATGATGTATTCATTGGAAAAGAGAACTTTTTCAATCTAAAAAAAGGGGCAAAAATTGGTACATCTAGCAAAAGAAGAGCATTACAAATCAACATGTTAAGACCTGATATAGAAATAGTCCCTATCCGTGGAAATGTAGATACACGCATAAAAAAAATAGGAGAATTAGACGGTATTGTAATTGCGGCAGCGGGAGTAATCAGGTTGGGACTAAAAGATAAAATAACAAATCTTTTTGAATTTGAAAAAATTGTCCCCGCTCCATGTCAAGGAATTTTGGCACTTGAATTTTCAGAAAAATTTCTCAAACCTTTTGAAGAAATAAAAGATGTAATTGTTGATCCCAAAACAGAAGTAGAAACTCAAATTGAAAGAAAAATACTTTCGCTACTGAACTTTGATTGTAATACACCTTTTGGTTTCTACTGCGATGCTAGCAAAAAAGTCACATGCTATATGTTCAAAAATAACGAAAGAAAAAAATTTACATTTGAATCACCCGAAATTGAAAAGATTTTAGGAGAGATAATATGGGAATAG